One window of Chionomys nivalis chromosome 18, mChiNiv1.1, whole genome shotgun sequence genomic DNA carries:
- the Cnn3 gene encoding calponin-3, giving the protein MTHFNKGPSYGLSAEVKNKIASKYDQQAEEDLRNWIEEVTGMGIGTNFQLGLKDGIILCELINKLQPGSVKKINESSLNWPQLENIGKFIKAIQAYGMKPHDIFEANDLFENGNMTQVQTTLVALAGLAKTKGFHTTIDIGVKYAEKQARRFDEGKLKAGQSVIGLQMGTNKCASQAGMTAYGTRRHLYDPKMQTDKPFDQTTISLQMGTNKGASQAGMLAPGTRRDIYDQKLTLQPVDSSTISLQMGTNKVASQKGMSVYGLGRQVYDPKYCAAPTEPVIHNGSQGTGTNGSEISDSDYQAEYPDEYHGEYSDDYPREYQYGDDQGIDY; this is encoded by the exons ATCGCATCCAAGTATGACCAGCAAGCGGAGGAAGATCTGCGCAACTGGATAGAAGAGGTGACAGGCATGGGCATCGGCACCAACTTCCAGCTGGGCCTGAAGGACGGCATCATCCTCTGCGA actCATAAACAAGCTACAGCCAGGCTCTGTGAAGAAAATCAATGAATCCTCACTAAACTGGCCTCAG CTGGAGAATATCGGCAAGTTCATCAAAGCCATCCAGGCTTACGGTATGAAGCCCCATGACATATTTGAAGCAAATGATCTTTTTGAGAATGGCAACATGACCCAGGTTCAGACTACACTGGTGGCCCTAGCAGGTCTG GCAAAAACAAAAGGCTTCCACACAACCATTGACATCGGAGTCAAGTATGCAGAAAAACAAGCAAGACGTTTTGATGAAGGCAAATTAAAGGCTGGCCAAAGTGTAATTGGTTTACAG ATGGGAACCAACAAATGTGCCAGCCAGGCAGGTATGACAGCCTATGGGACCAGGAGGCATCTTTATGACCCCAAGATGCAGACCGACAAACCCTTTGACCAGACCACGATTAGTCTGCAGATGGGCACCAACAAAGGAGCCAGCCAG GCTGGGATGTTAGCACCGGGTACCAGAAGAGACATCTACGACCAGAAGCTAACATTACAGCCAGTGGACAGCTCGACCATCTCGCTACAGATGGGTACCAACAAAGTGGCTTCCCAGAAAGGAATGAGCGTGTATGGGCTTGGGCGGCAAGTGTACGACCCCAAGTACTGTGCCGCTCCTACAGAACCCGTCATTCACAACGGAAGCCAGGGCACAGGAACAAATGGGTCAGAAATCAGTGATAGTGATTACCAGGCGGAGTACCCTGATGAGTATCATGGCGAGTACTCCGATGACTATCCCCGAGAATACCAGTATGGTGATGACCAGGGCATTGACTATTAG